In Pasteurella multocida subsp. multocida OH4807, a genomic segment contains:
- a CDS encoding isopropylmalate isomerase large subunit (COG0065 3-isopropylmalate dehydratase large subunit) — translation MSKTLYEKLFDAHVVHEAEGETPLIYINRHLVHEVTSPQAFDGLRAMGRTVRQPSKTVATMDHNVPTDSRDLGGSGEMGRVQMVELAKNTDQFGITLYDINHINQGIVHVMGPEQGLTLPGMTIVCGDSHTATHGAFGALAFGIGTSEVEHVLATQTIKQARAKKMKIEVRGKVREGITAKDIVLAIIGKTTMGGGTGHVVEFCGEAIRDLSMEGRMTVCNMAIELGAKSGIIAPDDTTFAYLKDKPYAPKGKDWEDAVTYWKTLHTDEGAEFDTVVTLEAREIQPQVTWGTNPGQVIGIDQAIPNPAEMSDPIERQSAEKALAYMDLPHSIKLTDVSIDKVFIGSCTNSRIEDLRAAAAVAKGRKVAEGVQALVVPGSGLVREQAEKEGLDKIFIEAGFEWRLPGCSMCLAMNNDRLEPGERCASTSNRNFEGRQGRGGRTHLVSPAMAAAAAVFGKFVDIRNVKLN, via the coding sequence ATGTCCAAAACCCTATACGAAAAACTCTTTGACGCCCACGTCGTCCACGAAGCCGAAGGCGAAACACCTTTAATTTATATTAACCGCCATTTAGTACACGAAGTGACTTCCCCGCAAGCTTTTGACGGCTTACGTGCAATGGGGCGTACTGTTCGCCAGCCAAGCAAAACGGTGGCGACAATGGATCACAACGTACCAACTGACAGCCGTGACTTAGGTGGTTCAGGTGAAATGGGACGCGTACAAATGGTAGAACTTGCCAAAAATACTGATCAATTTGGTATCACACTTTACGACATCAACCATATTAACCAAGGGATTGTGCACGTAATGGGGCCTGAGCAGGGCTTAACCTTACCGGGAATGACCATCGTGTGTGGCGACTCGCACACTGCAACCCACGGGGCATTTGGTGCCTTAGCTTTCGGGATTGGCACATCAGAAGTTGAACACGTGCTTGCCACACAAACCATCAAACAGGCACGTGCGAAAAAAATGAAGATTGAAGTGCGTGGCAAAGTACGTGAAGGCATTACAGCAAAAGATATTGTATTGGCGATCATTGGCAAAACCACAATGGGCGGCGGTACAGGACACGTTGTGGAATTTTGTGGTGAAGCGATCCGTGATCTTTCAATGGAAGGTCGTATGACCGTGTGTAATATGGCGATCGAGTTAGGTGCAAAATCGGGTATTATCGCCCCAGATGACACCACATTTGCCTACTTAAAAGACAAACCTTATGCGCCAAAAGGCAAAGATTGGGAAGATGCAGTCACGTATTGGAAAACCTTGCATACGGATGAAGGGGCTGAATTTGATACCGTAGTGACATTAGAAGCCCGTGAAATTCAACCGCAAGTGACTTGGGGAACCAACCCAGGGCAGGTGATTGGTATCGACCAAGCGATCCCAAACCCTGCCGAGATGAGCGATCCTATTGAACGCCAATCTGCAGAAAAAGCCTTAGCTTATATGGACTTACCACACAGCATTAAGTTAACTGATGTGAGCATTGATAAAGTCTTTATCGGCTCTTGCACCAATTCACGCATTGAAGATTTACGTGCGGCTGCTGCAGTGGCGAAAGGTCGTAAAGTGGCAGAAGGTGTACAAGCGTTAGTGGTGCCTGGTTCCGGTTTAGTGCGTGAACAAGCAGAGAAAGAAGGCTTAGATAAAATCTTTATCGAAGCTGGATTTGAATGGCGTTTACCAGGTTGCTCAATGTGTTTAGCGATGAACAACGACCGTTTAGAACCAGGTGAGCGTTGTGCTTCGACCAGTAACCGCAACTTTGAAGGTCGCCAAGGGCGTGGTGGACGCACCCACTTAGTCAGCCCAGCAATGGCAGCCGCTGCTGCGGTTTTCGGCAAGTTTGTAGATATTCGGAATGTTAAATTGAATTAA
- the leuD gene encoding isopropylmalate isomerase small subunit (COG0066 3-isopropylmalate dehydratase small subunit), with product MPNEFKQHTGIAVPLDASNVDTDAIIPKQFLQKVTRVGFGAHLFHEWRFLDDDGKQPNPDFVLNYPRYQGASILLARENFGCGSSREHAPWALDDYGIRVIIAPSFADIFYGNSLNNQMLPIRLTEQEVDELFKYVVANEGATISVDLEAQTVTANGKIYHFEIDSFRRHCLLNGLDNIGLTLQHEDKIAAYESKIPAFLR from the coding sequence ATGCCTAACGAATTTAAACAACACACCGGCATCGCCGTTCCACTTGATGCGTCAAACGTGGATACGGATGCCATTATTCCAAAGCAATTTTTACAAAAAGTCACACGTGTCGGCTTTGGCGCTCATTTATTTCACGAGTGGCGTTTTTTAGATGATGACGGGAAACAACCTAATCCTGATTTCGTGCTGAACTACCCTCGCTACCAAGGCGCAAGCATTTTATTAGCACGTGAAAATTTTGGGTGTGGCTCTTCTCGTGAACACGCACCTTGGGCATTAGATGATTATGGTATCCGTGTAATTATTGCGCCAAGCTTTGCGGATATTTTTTATGGCAATAGCTTGAATAACCAAATGCTACCGATTCGTTTAACTGAACAAGAAGTCGATGAATTATTCAAATATGTAGTGGCAAATGAAGGGGCAACTATCTCTGTGGATTTAGAAGCACAAACCGTCACCGCAAACGGCAAAATTTATCATTTTGAAATTGATAGCTTCCGTCGCCATTGCTTGCTTAACGGTTTAGACAATATTGGCTTAACGTTACAGCATGAAGACAAAATTGCGGCCTATGAAAGTAAGATTCCTGCCTTTCTGCGTTAA
- a CDS encoding hypothetical protein (COG3787 Uncharacterized protein conserved in bacteria) produces MQKRVTDFIKKHYLFTLACVENNTPWANALYYVFDEHLKRLIYVTGEQTHHAQITNKNPKVAGTIFVPTRFVPSLQGVQFTGTVKQLFGEEAELARLHYETSYSHQLIKQLSIWAVDLDYVRLVDNSLGLFSAIEWRKGQIVEEEEKSIFLK; encoded by the coding sequence ATGCAAAAACGCGTCACTGATTTTATTAAAAAACACTATTTATTTACCTTAGCTTGCGTAGAAAATAACACACCTTGGGCAAATGCACTTTACTATGTCTTCGATGAACACTTAAAACGTTTGATCTATGTCACGGGAGAACAAACACATCACGCGCAGATCACCAATAAAAACCCTAAAGTTGCGGGGACTATCTTTGTACCTACCCGATTTGTGCCTTCTTTACAAGGCGTGCAATTTACTGGCACAGTGAAACAATTGTTTGGCGAAGAAGCGGAATTAGCAAGATTACACTATGAAACAAGCTATTCACATCAGCTGATTAAGCAATTATCTATTTGGGCAGTTGACTTAGACTATGTCCGTTTAGTCGATAATTCACTCGGTTTATTCAGTGCAATAGAGTGGAGAAAAGGGCAAATCGTAGAAGAGGAGGAAAAAAGTATTTTTCTCAAATAA
- a CDS encoding rod shape-determining protein MreD (COG2891 Cell shape-determining protein), with protein MQKHFLLQLVIVACTFIVALVMEIAPWPSDFQHFKPAWLVLVLLYWTLAVPTKISIGSAFVLGVVWDLVLGSILGVHALVLSLVIYLVAVNHLILRNLSLWMQSLFVVAFIFCIRIGIFLIELFLHSASFNWQEIYGALASGLLWPWVFLLLRRIRRQLQLR; from the coding sequence ATGCAAAAACACTTTTTATTACAGTTAGTTATTGTGGCATGCACTTTTATTGTTGCTTTAGTGATGGAAATTGCACCTTGGCCAAGCGATTTTCAGCATTTTAAGCCTGCTTGGTTAGTGCTCGTGTTGTTATATTGGACGCTTGCTGTTCCTACAAAAATCAGTATTGGGTCTGCCTTTGTTTTAGGTGTGGTTTGGGATTTAGTATTAGGCTCAATATTAGGGGTACATGCCCTGGTGTTGTCTCTAGTTATTTACTTAGTTGCGGTGAATCACCTCATTTTGCGTAATTTATCTTTATGGATGCAAAGCTTATTTGTCGTTGCATTTATTTTCTGTATTCGAATCGGTATTTTCCTGATTGAATTATTTTTACACAGTGCATCCTTTAATTGGCAAGAAATTTATGGTGCCCTTGCTAGTGGTTTGTTATGGCCTTGGGTTTTCTTATTATTACGCCGTATTCGGCGCCAATTGCAACTTCGTTAA
- a CDS encoding rod shape-determining protein MreC (COG1792 Cell shape-determining protein): MKPIFGKAPPLGLRLILAIIASLALMLSDGQTNAMIKARSVMETAIGGLYYLANTPRTVLDGVSDNLVDTNKLQIENKVLREQLREKNADLLLLDQLKVENQRLRLLLNSPLRTDEYKKIAEVLTAETDVYRNQVVINQGFRDGAYVGQPIIDEKGIVGQIISVGDKTSRVLLLTDVTHSIPVQVLRNDVRLIASGTGRNDELTLDNVPRSVDIVKGDLLVTSGLGGRFLEGYPVAIVESVSRDGQNYFATVSAKPLASIERLRYVLLLWPTNEEMRNVQSISPEDIRRTVQQRLENQGVEANRVKKALVQDEPESHAAALEEPATTLENPAENNQALPLPEPVHKEEE; encoded by the coding sequence ATGAAACCCATTTTTGGTAAGGCGCCTCCTCTCGGTCTTCGGTTGATTTTAGCCATTATTGCTTCTTTGGCATTAATGCTCTCTGATGGACAAACAAATGCGATGATCAAAGCACGCAGTGTGATGGAAACGGCAATCGGAGGTCTGTATTATTTGGCAAACACGCCTCGAACAGTACTGGATGGGGTGTCAGATAATCTCGTAGATACCAATAAATTGCAAATTGAAAACAAAGTATTACGTGAGCAATTACGTGAAAAAAATGCCGATTTGCTTTTATTAGATCAACTCAAAGTCGAAAATCAACGTCTTCGCTTGTTATTGAACTCCCCACTCCGTACAGATGAATATAAAAAAATAGCTGAAGTGCTTACTGCTGAAACAGACGTTTATCGTAATCAAGTGGTGATTAATCAAGGCTTTCGTGATGGGGCTTATGTTGGACAACCGATCATTGATGAAAAAGGGATCGTAGGTCAAATTATTTCAGTGGGGGACAAGACCAGTCGTGTGTTGTTATTGACCGATGTGACGCATTCGATTCCTGTACAAGTATTGCGCAATGATGTGCGTTTGATTGCGAGTGGCACAGGGCGTAATGATGAATTAACCTTAGACAATGTTCCGCGTTCTGTTGATATTGTCAAAGGGGATTTGCTTGTTACATCTGGTCTGGGGGGACGTTTTTTAGAAGGTTATCCAGTTGCGATTGTAGAATCGGTTTCTCGTGATGGGCAAAATTATTTTGCCACCGTGAGTGCCAAGCCCCTCGCCTCGATTGAGCGCTTGCGCTATGTATTACTTTTATGGCCAACGAATGAAGAAATGAGAAACGTGCAATCTATTTCACCAGAAGATATTCGTAGAACAGTACAGCAACGGTTAGAAAATCAGGGAGTTGAGGCGAATCGCGTGAAAAAAGCATTGGTACAAGATGAGCCTGAGTCTCACGCTGCTGCGCTAGAAGAGCCTGCAACAACATTAGAAAATCCTGCAGAAAATAATCAAGCGTTGCCTCTTCCAGAGCCTGTACATAAAGAGGAAGAATAA
- a CDS encoding rod shape-determining protein MreB (COG1077 Actin-like ATPase involved in cell morphogenesis), with the protein MLFKKIRGLFSNDLSIDLGTANTLIYVKGQGIVLDEPSVVAIRQERSGALKSIAAVGKDAKLMLGRTPKSIAAIRPMKDGVIADFFVTEKMLQYFIKQVHSGNFMRPSPRVLVCVPAGATQVERRAIKESAIGAGAREVYLIEEPMAAAIGAKLPVSTATGSMVIDIGGGTTEVAVISLNGIVYSSSVRIGGDRFDEAIISYVRKTFGSIIGEPTAERIKQEIGTAYIQEGDEIREIEVHGHNLAEGAPRSFKLTSRDVLEAIQQPLNGIVAAVRTALEECQPEHAADIFERGMVLTGGGALIRNIDVLLSKETGVPVIIAEDPLTCVARGGGEALEMIDMHGGDIFSDDI; encoded by the coding sequence ATGTTATTCAAAAAAATTCGTGGTTTATTTTCAAATGATCTTTCTATCGATCTCGGTACCGCTAATACGTTAATTTATGTAAAAGGGCAAGGTATTGTACTTGATGAGCCGTCTGTTGTTGCTATTCGTCAAGAGCGCTCAGGTGCATTAAAAAGCATTGCGGCGGTGGGGAAAGACGCAAAATTAATGTTAGGTCGTACACCAAAAAGTATTGCAGCCATTCGTCCAATGAAGGATGGTGTGATTGCGGATTTTTTTGTGACAGAGAAAATGTTGCAATATTTCATCAAGCAAGTCCACAGCGGCAATTTTATGCGCCCAAGTCCACGTGTGTTAGTTTGTGTACCTGCTGGTGCGACGCAAGTCGAGCGTCGAGCAATTAAAGAGTCAGCGATTGGAGCGGGTGCTCGCGAAGTCTATTTAATCGAAGAACCGATGGCGGCTGCAATCGGTGCAAAATTACCAGTATCGACCGCAACAGGGTCGATGGTGATTGATATCGGTGGCGGTACAACAGAAGTCGCGGTGATTTCGTTGAATGGCATTGTGTATTCTTCTTCTGTTCGTATCGGTGGCGACCGTTTTGATGAGGCCATTATTTCTTATGTTCGTAAAACATTTGGTTCAATTATTGGTGAACCGACGGCTGAACGAATTAAACAAGAAATTGGTACGGCATATATCCAAGAGGGTGATGAGATTCGTGAGATTGAAGTACATGGTCATAATTTAGCAGAAGGGGCACCTCGTTCTTTTAAATTGACATCTCGTGATGTGTTAGAAGCCATTCAACAACCCCTTAATGGCATTGTGGCGGCTGTTCGCACGGCGCTTGAAGAATGTCAACCTGAGCATGCAGCAGATATTTTTGAACGTGGCATGGTCTTAACAGGAGGGGGGGCACTTATTCGTAATATTGATGTGCTACTTTCTAAAGAGACAGGGGTGCCAGTGATTATCGCAGAGGACCCACTTACTTGTGTTGCGCGTGGTGGTGGCGAGGCATTAGAAATGATCGACATGCACGGTGGCGATATTTTCAGTGATGATATCTAA
- a CDS encoding ribonuclease R (COG0557 Exoribonuclease R) produces MSKSKKTPLLQDPNYHEELAKYENPIPSREFILDIIRQHHAPISKEELFHTLSITDEEQQESIRRRLRAMENDGQLVFTKRKRYALPEKLDLLKGTVLGHRDGYGFLQVEGKDSDWFIPNNQMQKVMHGDYVLAQLSGQDRRGRQEVRIVRVLQQRKKQIVGRFFLEDGIGYVVPDDSRINRDILIPNEHRQGARMGQVVVVELKPRTATFSQPVGVITEILGENMAKGMEVEIAIRNHDIPHVFPDAVLKQVSKLSEEVPEEAKKGRIDLRELPLVTIDGEDARDFDDAVFCQKKRGGGWKLWVAIADVSYYVRQRTALDTEAHARGNSVYFPNRVLPMLPEVLSNGLCSLNPQVDRLCMVCELNVSAKGKITGYEFYEAVINSHARLTYTKVARILEGDEDLCERYHNLVPHLLELHKMYQALVDARHQRGAIDFETIESKFVFNEMGRIERIEPVIRNDAHKIIEECMILANIAAANFVEKHQEPALFRIHAGPSEEKTTAFRSFLNECGLGLGGGTKPTTADYAELLEQVRERPDHELIQTMLLRSLSQAVYSPDNIGHFGLALEEYAHFTSPIRRYPDLTLHRSIKFILAKLKGSKRKTTETGGYHYSFDEMDLLGDHCSMTERRADDATRDVADWLKCEYMQDHVGEEFSGVISSVTGFGLFVRLDDLFIDGLVHISTLDNDYYQFDLSKQRLIGENSGMIYRIGDKVKIRVEAVSLEQRQVDFSLVSSERKPLREGKTLKDKMKKNLRYAESIEKQRSKSKGRKSAAKKSNVSTSSTAKKSKKKSEKKRK; encoded by the coding sequence ATGTCAAAAAGTAAGAAAACACCGTTGCTGCAAGATCCAAACTATCACGAAGAACTTGCCAAATATGAAAACCCTATTCCTAGTCGAGAATTTATTCTCGATATCATTCGACAACATCACGCGCCAATTTCTAAAGAGGAACTCTTTCATACTTTATCCATCACGGATGAAGAACAACAAGAATCCATACGCCGTCGTTTGCGGGCAATGGAAAATGATGGTCAGTTAGTGTTTACTAAACGTAAACGCTATGCTTTACCTGAAAAATTAGACCTATTAAAAGGAACCGTGCTTGGTCATCGTGATGGCTATGGCTTTTTGCAAGTTGAAGGAAAAGATAGCGATTGGTTTATTCCTAATAATCAAATGCAAAAGGTCATGCACGGTGATTATGTACTCGCGCAACTCAGTGGACAAGATCGCCGTGGACGGCAAGAAGTACGTATTGTACGTGTGCTACAACAACGTAAAAAACAAATTGTTGGGCGTTTTTTCTTAGAAGATGGCATCGGTTATGTGGTGCCTGATGATAGCCGTATCAACCGCGATATTCTGATCCCCAATGAACATCGCCAAGGAGCGAGAATGGGACAAGTCGTTGTGGTTGAACTCAAACCACGTACGGCGACTTTTAGTCAACCCGTTGGTGTCATTACCGAAATTCTTGGTGAAAACATGGCGAAAGGCATGGAGGTGGAAATTGCGATCCGTAACCACGATATTCCTCATGTGTTCCCTGATGCCGTATTAAAACAGGTTTCAAAACTCAGCGAAGAAGTGCCGGAAGAAGCTAAAAAAGGGCGCATTGATTTACGTGAATTGCCTTTAGTTACTATCGATGGCGAAGACGCTCGTGATTTTGACGATGCGGTTTTCTGTCAGAAAAAACGTGGGGGCGGTTGGAAACTTTGGGTAGCCATTGCAGACGTGAGTTATTACGTACGCCAACGTACCGCACTAGACACCGAAGCACACGCACGTGGAAATTCTGTATATTTTCCAAACCGTGTCCTGCCAATGTTGCCAGAAGTGCTTTCTAATGGGCTTTGCTCGTTAAACCCACAAGTTGATCGTCTATGTATGGTGTGCGAGCTCAATGTCTCGGCAAAAGGCAAAATTACAGGCTATGAGTTCTACGAAGCTGTCATAAATTCTCACGCCCGTTTAACTTATACCAAAGTCGCTCGCATTTTAGAGGGTGATGAAGATCTTTGCGAACGTTACCATAATTTAGTACCGCATTTGCTTGAGTTACACAAAATGTATCAAGCCTTAGTGGATGCCCGTCACCAACGCGGAGCCATTGATTTTGAAACGATCGAAAGCAAGTTTGTCTTTAATGAAATGGGACGGATTGAACGCATTGAGCCTGTTATCCGCAATGACGCCCATAAAATCATTGAGGAATGTATGATTCTTGCTAATATTGCTGCGGCAAACTTCGTCGAGAAACACCAAGAACCTGCATTATTCCGCATTCATGCTGGACCAAGCGAAGAAAAAACAACCGCATTCCGTAGTTTCTTGAACGAATGTGGCTTAGGGCTAGGTGGTGGAACAAAACCAACAACGGCAGATTATGCTGAATTATTAGAACAGGTACGTGAACGACCTGATCACGAATTAATTCAAACCATGCTACTACGTTCTTTAAGTCAGGCGGTCTATTCTCCCGATAATATTGGGCACTTTGGTCTCGCATTAGAAGAATATGCGCATTTTACTTCGCCAATTCGCCGCTATCCTGATCTGACACTACATCGTAGTATCAAGTTTATTTTAGCCAAATTAAAAGGCTCAAAACGGAAAACGACAGAAACGGGGGGCTACCATTATTCTTTCGATGAAATGGATTTATTAGGCGATCATTGCTCTATGACTGAACGTCGTGCCGATGACGCGACACGTGATGTGGCAGATTGGCTTAAATGTGAATATATGCAAGATCACGTGGGCGAAGAATTTAGTGGTGTCATTTCCTCTGTCACGGGCTTCGGTTTATTTGTGCGCTTAGATGATTTATTTATTGATGGACTGGTTCACATTTCCACTTTAGATAATGACTATTACCAATTTGATTTATCAAAACAACGTTTAATCGGCGAAAACAGTGGTATGATCTATCGTATCGGTGATAAGGTTAAAATTCGTGTGGAAGCTGTCAGCCTTGAACAACGCCAAGTAGATTTCTCTTTAGTTTCAAGTGAACGCAAGCCGTTGCGTGAAGGTAAAACACTAAAAGACAAGATGAAGAAAAATCTGCGTTATGCCGAGAGTATCGAAAAACAACGTTCGAAAAGCAAAGGGCGTAAAAGTGCGGCAAAAAAATCCAACGTTTCAACTTCTTCCACTGCCAAGAAAAGTAAGAAAAAATCAGAAAAAAAGAGAAAATAG
- a CDS encoding 23S rRNA (guanosine-2'-O-)-methyltransferase (COG0566 rRNA methylases) has translation MSENIYGIHAVSAFLSNAPERLIEIYALKGREDKRLHPLLNELHRLGISVQFVNRQTLDKKADGEVHQGIIARVQPAKELNEADLDTLLQNKQNPLLLVLDGVTDPHNLGACLRTADAAGVCAVIVPKDKSAQLTSIARKVACGAAEVMPLIRVTNLARTLRDLQNDHNIWVIGTAGEATETLYQTKLTGGLALVMGAEGDGMRRLTREHCDQLVSIPMAGSVSSLNVSVATGVCLFEIVRQRLA, from the coding sequence ATGAGTGAAAACATTTATGGCATTCATGCAGTGAGTGCCTTTTTGAGTAATGCGCCTGAGCGTTTAATTGAAATATATGCATTAAAAGGGCGTGAAGACAAACGCCTTCACCCCTTGTTAAACGAACTTCATCGCTTAGGCATTTCAGTGCAATTTGTTAACCGTCAAACTTTAGATAAAAAAGCGGATGGAGAAGTGCACCAAGGTATTATTGCACGCGTACAACCCGCGAAAGAATTGAATGAGGCGGATTTAGATACCCTTTTGCAAAACAAACAAAATCCATTGTTATTAGTGCTTGATGGCGTGACTGACCCACATAATTTAGGGGCGTGTTTACGTACTGCAGACGCCGCTGGTGTATGTGCGGTGATTGTGCCAAAAGATAAATCAGCACAGTTAACCTCTATCGCGCGTAAAGTGGCTTGTGGTGCAGCAGAAGTGATGCCGTTAATTCGAGTGACTAACTTAGCGCGTACCTTACGTGACTTGCAAAATGACCACAATATTTGGGTAATTGGCACTGCTGGAGAAGCGACTGAAACTTTATATCAAACCAAACTCACTGGTGGTTTAGCCTTAGTGATGGGCGCGGAAGGCGATGGGATGCGTCGATTAACACGCGAACATTGCGATCAACTGGTTAGTATTCCGATGGCGGGTTCTGTGTCTTCATTGAACGTTTCTGTGGCAACTGGTGTGTGTCTATTTGAAATTGTGAGACAACGTTTAGCTTAA
- a CDS encoding superoxide dismutase (COG2032 Cu/Zn superoxide dismutase) — protein MKKTVLALMLSCGVAASALAHNHAADHKHTGEMLEVKVELLDPVKGNQDVGKVVITESAYGLVFTPELKGLTAGLHGFHIHQNPSCDAKEKDGKLVAGLAAGGHWDPKNAGKHGYPWSDEAHLGDLPALTVNADGTSTNPVLAPRLKHLEEVKGRSLMIHEGGDNHSDHPAPLGGGGPRMACGVIK, from the coding sequence ATGAAAAAAACAGTATTAGCACTTATGCTTTCATGTGGTGTTGCGGCATCCGCATTAGCGCATAACCATGCAGCTGATCATAAACACACTGGCGAAATGCTAGAAGTGAAAGTGGAATTGCTTGATCCTGTAAAAGGCAATCAGGATGTGGGTAAAGTTGTGATTACTGAATCAGCTTATGGTTTAGTGTTTACTCCAGAACTCAAAGGCTTAACAGCAGGTTTACATGGTTTCCATATTCACCAAAATCCAAGCTGTGATGCAAAAGAAAAAGATGGTAAATTAGTTGCTGGTTTAGCAGCAGGTGGTCACTGGGATCCAAAAAATGCAGGTAAACACGGTTACCCTTGGTCTGATGAAGCACACTTAGGTGATTTACCAGCATTAACTGTCAACGCAGACGGTACATCAACTAACCCTGTTTTAGCACCACGTTTAAAACATTTAGAAGAGGTGAAAGGTCGTTCATTAATGATTCACGAAGGTGGTGATAACCACTCAGATCATCCTGCTCCATTAGGCGGTGGCGGCCCACGTATGGCTTGTGGTGTGATTAAATAA